In Nymphaea colorata isolate Beijing-Zhang1983 chromosome 3, ASM883128v2, whole genome shotgun sequence, a genomic segment contains:
- the LOC116250731 gene encoding probable anion transporter 5 — protein MMMSHLPKRYVIVLLMFVCTCICYVERVGFSIAYTKAADAADVNQSTKGLILSTFFYGYAVSQVPGGWVAQCIGGRRVLFLSFVFWSLITALVPLDPLQVKTLVVARLFVGVAQGFIFPSIHTVLAQWVPPHERSRSVSLTTSGMYLGAAAGMLFLPSLVKFKGPESVFLAEATLGALWALIWFKLSSEPPRRDSLKAAGPGFGDSLLPVSEIKENKGRLQKMKLENGVGSVHVPKIPWKGIILSLPVWAIVINNFTFHYALYVLMNWLPTYFEQGLQLSLQEMGSSKMLPYLNMFIFSNIGGVVADYCITKKILSVTKTRKFLNTFGFIIAAASLMVLPSLRTSTGAVVCSSVSLGFLALGRAGFAVNHLDVAPRYAGIVMGFSNTAGTLAGVIGVGLTGRILEAAKIEHLGLSTPESWRTVFFVPAYLCIFSALIFLLFSTGEKIFN, from the coding sequence ATGATGATGTCACATTTGCCAAAGCGATATGTTATTGTGCTGCTAATGTTCGTTTGTACATGCATTTGTTATGTCGAGCGAGTGGGCTTCTCCATTGCTTACACAAAAGCTGCTGATGCTGCTGATGTTAATCAGAGCACGAAAGGATTAATCTTATCAACATTCTTCTATGGGTATGCGGTCTCACAAGTGCCAGGAGGATGGGTTGCACAGTGTATTGGTGGAAGAcgtgttttgtttctttcttttgtgttttggtCCCTCATAACTGCATTAGTTCCTTTGGACCCTCTTCAAGTGAAGACTTTGGTTGTTGCTCGCTTGTTTGTTGGTGTTGCTCAGGGTTTTATCTTTCCTTccatccatactgttctggcaCAATGGGTTCCTCCTCATGAACGATCGCGTTCTGTGTCTCTTACAACTTCCGGCATGTATCTTGGTGCAGCAGCTGGTATGCTTTTTTTACCCAGCTTGGTGAAGTTCAAAGGTCCAGAATCTGTCTTTTTAGCTGAAGCAACACTTGGAGCTCTATGGGCTCTAATTTGGTTTAAGCTGTCAAGTGAGCCACCTCGCAGAGATAGTCTGAAAGCTGCAGGACCTGGGTTTGGTGATTCTCTTTTACCTGTCtcagaaatcaaagaaaacaaaggtaGACTCCAGAAGATGAAACTGGAAAATGGTGTTGGTTCTGTTCATGTGCCTAAGATTCCATGGAAAGGGATCATTCTCAGTCTACCTGTTTGGGCTATAGTTATCAATAATTTTACGTTCCACTATGCCCTGTATGTATTGATGAATTGGTTGCCAACATATTTTGAGCAAGGCCTGCAGCTGAGTCTCCAAGAAATGGGTTCTTCAAAAATGCTACCATACTTGAACATGTTCATATTCTCCAATATAGGCGGAGTAGTAGCTGATTACTGTATTACAAAGAAGATATTATCAGTGACGAAGACAAGGAAATTTTTGAACACCTTTGGCTTCATCATTGCTGCTGCTTCTTTGATGGTGCTTCCTTCATTAAGAACTTCTACTGGTGCAGTGGTTTGTTCCTCTGTTTCTCTTGGGTTCCTAGCCTTGGGGAGAGCTGGTTTTGCTGTTAATCACTTGGATGTGGCACCAAGATATGCAGGGATAGTCATGGGGTTTTCTAACACAGCTGGAACATTGGCTGGTGTCATAGGTGTAGGTCTTACAGGTCGGATCCTTGAGGCTGCTAAAATTGAACATTTAGGTCTTTCCACTCCAGAAAGTTGGAGAACTGTATTCTTTGTTCCAGCGTATCTTTGCATATTTAGCGCCCTCATTTTTCTGTTATTCTCAACGGGAGAGAAGATATTTAACTGA
- the LOC116250260 gene encoding squamosa promoter-binding-like protein 10, translated as MDSSSSSSSSFSRMRVSDGREDADPAAGSGAAGAAEEAGKKKRRRGRGAAESRCQVEGCGADLSGEKSYHIRHRVCEVHSKSPMVVVDGRRQRFCQQCSRFHELGEFDEVKRSCRRRLAGHNQRRRKPTSSPATLFPYPAQITAPFYGGQFTSGLTMNRPFPFSSTKPMKPDACDAFIGKVVAASPGLMSFNPNPETLPLHPTSNAVYERRFHDQYFEPGAQRLLLGNGYTGDGDDVENLSDTSISRRALCLLSKGWNDTGINNAPSANQKPSSKVVPQNLQFGVVSDDVLQVHLQPSGFFPSAVVHRP; from the exons atggattcttcttcttcgtcttcttcgtCCTTCTCTCGGATGAGGGTTTCGGATGGACGGGAAGATGCGGACCCGGCAGCTGGTTCCGGGGCGGCGGGAGCGGCGGAGGAAgcggggaagaagaagaggaggagggggaggggggcGGCGGAGAGCAGGTGCCAGGTGGAGGGGTGCGGTGCGGACCTGTCGGGGGAGAAATCGTACCACATCCGGCACAGGGTCTGCGAGGTGCACTCCAAGTCGCCGATGGTCGTCGTCGACGGCCGCAGGCAGAGGTTCTGCCAGCAGTGTAGCAG GTTTCATGAGTTAGGGGAGTTTGATGAAGTTAAACGCAGCTGTCGTAGGCGTTTGGCTGGTCATAATCAGCGGCGCAGGAAACCCACATCTAGCCCTGCAACTTTGTTCCCTTACCCTGCACAGATTACTGCTCCTTTCTATG GTGGACAATTTACCTCGGGTCTTACCATGAATAGGCCATTTCCTTTTAGCTCCACAAAGCCCATGAAGCCGGATGCTTGTGACGCTTTCATTGGTAAGGTTGTTGCTGCTTCACCTGGACTAATGTCCTTTAATCCTAATCCGGAGACGCTGCCACTCCATCCCACTTCTAACGCTGTTTACGAAAGGAGGTTTCATGATCAGTACTTTGAGCCCGGTGCTCAAAGGTTGTTACTTGGGAATGGATATACTGGTGATGGTGATGACGTAGAGAATTTGTCTGATACTTCCATCTCTAGGCGTGCTCTCTGTCTTCTGTCAAAGGGATGGAACGATACTGGGATCAACAATGCTCCATCCGCAAACCAAAAGCCATCGTCTAAGGTGGTGCCACAAAATTTGCAATTTGGTGTGGTTTCAGATGATGTGCTGCAAGTGCACCTGCAGCCATCTGGTTTCTTTCCTTCAGCAGTAGTTCACAGGCCTTAG